The genomic DNA GCGGCCGCCCACGCACTCAACGCTGCCAGCGGCATTTCCGCGCTCATCCCTGAGTCTCCCGTCGTTTCGGCATCTCGCCGTCCGCGTATTCCCACAGGGTCATCGTCATCTCTCGGTGTGAGCCGAATCAGCCAGGATACCAACGAGCCGAACGTTGATGTAAAAACTCGATCGACCCACCTTCGTCTTGGCCAGAATCCCTGCCTCGGCGAGCGCGTCCAAGTACTTGGTCGCGGTGATACGCGAAACACCCAAATCGTTTTCTACGAACTGGATTTTCGTGTACGGATGCGCGAACAAATTGTTGATCAGATCCTGCGAGTAGAACTTGAACCCGCTCCGTACCTGATGCTTCACCTCAAGCATTGCCTCTCGAATCGCGACCACCATCGCAATCGCCTCACGCGCGCTCTCCGTCACCGCAGTGAGCATGTACGTCACCCACTCCTCCCACGCCCCCTGCTCCCGCACGGCCAGCAGGAGGCGGTAGTACTCCCCTTTGGTCTGCACAATGTGTCGGCTCATGTACAGCACCGGTATGTCGAGCAGCCCTTCCTTCACAAGAAAGAGCACGTTCAAAATCCGCCCCGTGCGCCCGTTGCCGTCGTAGAACGGATGGATACTCTCAAACCGATGATGCATCACCGCCATCCGCACGAGCGGGTCCATGCGCTCGGTACGCGGCGCATTGATAAACGCCTCGAGTTCAGTCATCAGCGTAATCACGCGCGTCGCATCCTGCGGCGGTGTGTACACCACGTGGCCGGCTCCGTCCTTCAACGTTGTGCCGGGCACCCGCCGAAATCCGGCGCTGTTTTCTTCCAACTTGGCTTGTATCTGCAGTATGTGGTTGTTCGTGATCAGTCCGTCTCGGCGAACGAGATCATAGCCCACCTGCAGCGCCTGACGGTAACGCAACACTTCCTTCGCCGCCGGATTGGCAACTTCGCTGCTGTTGGACGACTCGCGAAAAAGCTCGTCGTGCGTGGTGACAATGTTCTCGATGGCCGACGAGTCCTTCGCCTCCTGTATCCCCAGCGCGCTGATCAAAATGCGCTGGTTCGGAATCGAAGCCGCCACTCCCTTCAGCTCCGCCAACTGACGCGACGCGTCCGTCACCCCCCGCAGAATCGCGGGAGTCTCGAGTGCCGCCTCGTCGAGAGGGGTGAGGTCAAAGGTCGTATATGTCAGTTTACTTTACCTCAGGATCGGATATGTATAGCAATAGGCATAAATCTATACATATACCCTCCTAAATGCAAACAATACGGCCTTTTTCTATCTGGATTCCCCCGCCGGCCCACGCCGGCGCCCTGGCAACCCGTACTCCTTCAAAATCCGGCGCGCCACGCTCGCCTTGTGCACTTCGTCTGGCCCATCATAAATCCGCGACGCGCGCTCGTGCGCATACCAACCGGCCAACGGCGTGTCGTCTGTGACGCCGAGCGCGCCGTGTACTTGAATGGCACGGTCGAGCACCCGCTGCAACACGCCGGCCACGTGGAACTTGATCAAGCTGATCCGCTCACGCGACTCGTGCGCGCCGCGCGCCTCAATCTGGGCGGCCGTGTCTAACACCAACAGCCGCGCCGCGTCCATTTCCGCGCGACTCTCCGCAATCCAGAACTGCACCGCCTGCTGATGCCCCAACAACTCGCCCGGGTTCAGCTCGCGACTCACCGCGCGCTCACACATCAAGCGGAACGCGCGCTCGCAAATGCCAATCCACCGCATGCAATGATGGATGCGCCCTGGGCCGAGCCGCTCCTGCGCCAACTTGAACCCATCCCCCTCGGCGCCCAAAATATTGGTCACCGGTACGCGCACATTCTCATAGCGCAACTCGGCGTGGCTCATCCAATCGCTCCCCGCGTGCCCAAAGGTGCTGATGTTGCGCACCAGCGTAATGCCGGGGGTGTTCATGGGCACAATGATCTGGCTCGCCCGCTTGTGCGGCGCTTCGGCCGGGTTGGTCACCGCCATCACAATGGTGAACGCGCTCCCCTCGGCGCTGCTAATAAACCATTTGTGGCCGTTGATCACATAGTCGTTGCCATCGCGCACCGCCGTGGTGCCCATGTGAATCGGGTTGCTCCCCGCAAACTCCGGCTCGGTCATGCTGAAGCAGCTGCGAATGTCGCCGCGCGCGAGCGGCTCGAGCCACTCTTTTTTCTGCGCCGCGGTGCCGTGGTCGTGCAGCAGCTCGCTGTTGCCGATATCCGGCGCTTGGCAGTTGAACAGGTAGTGCCCAATCGGGCTCTCGCCGAGCAGGGCGGAGACGTGGGCGAACTCGCTCAACGTCATTCCGCGGCCGCCGAGCGATTCCGGGAGATGCGGCGCCCAGAGCCCCCGCTTTTTGACTTCAGCGCGGAGGGTGGCCAGGAATGGCACACTCTCGGCGAAGGGCTTGCTCATCACGCCTGTTTCGGCGGGAAAGACGTGGGAGTCGAGGAAGGAGCGTACTTCCTTTAAGTAGGCAGCGCCGGTGGGGGTCATGCAGGTACCCGTGGCGGGGGAATGGTGAGGGAGGGCGTGGGGGGCGCACTTAGAATCTATCGCGGTGGCGAGGGGGCTGCCATCGGCCGAACCCCGGATTGTAACGTATAACGTTATTCGTTATACTCCGGCCTCATCCACCGAGGCAGGGACATGGCCCGAATCCCCACGCACCGCGCGCCGACCCACCCGGGCGCCATGCTCATGGAAGAGTTTCTCAAGCCGCTCGGTATTACCCAGACGGAGTTAGCCGAGCGCATTGGTGTGTCGTATCCACGTATCAATGAACTGATTCACGGCAAGCGCGGCATGACGCCCGACACCGCGCTGCGGCTGGAACGATTACTTGGCGTGGAGGCAGAGTTCTGGCTGAACCTGCAACTCACTTGGGATCTGTACCACGCGCATCACTCTGCGTTGACGACGGAGTTGAAAAAGATTCGTCCGATCGCGATAGCGTAGCGTCCTCCGGCCGGCCGACGTGGCGAATGCTGTGACAAAGGTCCGCCGCGCACGGTGAGCGTCATTCTTGACACCAATGCCTTGGTGTCCGGCGTGTTCTTTATGTTTCTCGCCGTAGCGTGAGGGGCGGAGCGCCACAGCGCAACGACGACGGTCAGCTACGCGAGCTCGTCGGCCTCAAACACAATGCCGAGGTGCTCGAGGAGGCGGTTCTCAATCTCCGCTTGGTGCTGCGCATCGCTCAGCACACCAATCTTCTCAACCAATCGCAGCGATGAAATCGACCGCACCTGCTGCGGCATGGCGATGCTCGCGTGCTGCGCGGTGAGCGTGCCCGTGGGAAGCAGCACTTCAAACGGATAGACGCGCCGCACTTTGTGCTCGAGCTTAGTGGTCGGCACCACGGTGACCATGCGGAACGTGGCGTTGTAGCCGTCGTTCGACACAACAATCACTGGACGGTGTGCGCCCTTCTGTTCGTGGCCAACGCCAGGTTCGAGATCGGCCCAGTACACATCCCAGCGATGCACCACTCCGGTGTACGACACGCGCTAGCGCTCGTGGTGATCGTGGTCGTGCGCCGAGAGTCCGTCGCTTACGGTGTGGTCGAACGCGCGCGCGGTGTCGTGCATTTCCTTCATAAACTCCGCGTCATCGGCGGCGGCCGCGTACGACTCGTACACATGCTTGCGACGATTGTCGCGCAGTTGAGCGACGATGGCCGCTTCGATAAAGGCGTCCGCGCTGGCTGCTTCGCCTGACTCGACGAGAGCGCGAATTGCGCTGGCCACGGAGTGGTGCAGGCGGAGCGTCACCTTCTTGAGCGGATCTTGCGCGGTAGACCGGCGGCGGCGGCCGGCCGGCGAAGAGGAGGTGGCGTGCGCGGACAAAGTCATCGGACTCGTGGCTCAGAGAATTGTAGTCGAGAACGGCATCCACTCAGCGCCGATCTTCATATGTGTATAGTAGGCAGAATAAGGTATGGCGTCAAGTATGGCACTAAAGCGAGGCTTTATCGTAAATTATTGTCTGTAAACGAGTTAGACACGGTTTGTCGCAGATCTCAGGCAGCCTGATAGCGGGGCTACCGTGCCTTTCGCCGTTTGGTCGCCGCTTGCAACATCGCCACATCGGATTGGTCCCGCTCTCGCCCCGTCGCCCGCTTGTTCTGAATCAGGTGCGCGAGACTCACGAAGGGCACGCGCACACCACCCACCTCCGTTTCGGTGCGGGCCTTATACGCGGCCTCAAACTTCACCCCGTCAATCGAGGTGAGAATATCCACGCGACTCGGCTCCACCCCGACCTGCACAACGATATCGGGCTTCAGTAGATGGGATCGCTTTACCAACCCGCGGGGCGCGCCGAACGCCGCGAGCGCGCCAAGTACGCGATCGGCGTTCTCCGGTGTTCGGTGTATCCAAAAATCGAGATCGCCCGTGGCACGCACGTAGCCGTACTGCGCCATCGCATACGCGCCCACCACCAAATACTCAACGCGCTCGGCGTTGAATGCGGACAACATGTCGCGAAAGTCCGGGTTCAGCACTGACTCGCCCTCCGGTAAAGGCCCAGGCGCTGCGCGCCAATGGCCACATCATCTCCAAGCGTTCGGCCGGAGTCATGGCAAGGGTATCAGTACCTTGGATGTCGTCGCACTGCCGCATCACGCGAACGCGGACGGTGGCACGATCCCGCACGGGAGCCGGCGACCCCGCATGCGACCCCGCATGCGACCCCGCGCGCGGCTTGGTGTGCGGCTTGGTGTGCGGCTCCGCGAATCCTTCGAACACCGCCCCCGGATCGCGCCGCGCAATCTCCAGTAATCGCAGCGCGGCACCCTCCGGCCGGCGACGCTCACCCTCCCAGGCCTGCACGAGCTGCGTGCTGACGTTGAGGAACCGCGCGAATACCGCCTGCGAGGCGCGGAGTGAACGCCGCAAGGCGCGAAGCTGCGCGGCGTTTACGGCGGCTGGGGCTGTTGGCAGCACGGCGCTGCGGAGGTCGCGGGGGGAGGAGGGTGGCATATACTACAATGTCGCATACTACGCTGTAGTACTCAATGCCGAAGCGCGAAGAGCTCCGACTGGGTTCGACGGACGGTACTCCGCGGCCCTGCGGGGGCCGCGGCGCGGCGCTTCGGGCGGCAAGGGAATGGTGGGGGCCGACGAAGGCCTTGGGGTGAAGTTGTTGAGCTGGGCAGGCTTCCAATTTTTGTATATTGTCATAATATACACATCTGATGCTCGCCAACTGCCGAGTGGAGCGCGAACGATATGAGCAAGCGTGCGAAGCAAATGAAACTCAAACCCATCCCGAAATTTGCTTCCGATGAGGAAGCGGGTGCCTTCTGGATGACGCATGACACCACGGACTACATCGACTGGAGCAAGGGTCGCAAGGTGTCGTTCCCCAACCTCAAGCCCTCCACCCAAACCATCTCGCTCCGGCTGCCGCTCGGCATGCTCGATGAACTCCGCGCGCTCGCCAACGAACGTGACGTACCCTACCAATCGCTCATGAAAGTCTATCTCGCCGATCGGATTGCGGAGGAGCGAGGACAGTATCCGGTCACAGCAGTCGGCTCACCGGCGAAGGCTCCGGCCAAGAAGGCGCCCCACAAGAAGGCTCCCCACAAGAAGGTGGCGAAATAGCCGCCGCCTCGGAGTGACCGTTGCGGCGGAAAAGAAATTTCGGTACGTTATTCTGTACCGTTCTATTTTTCACGAGACACCCATGGCAACGCTGAAACCAAGCCGCGACATCCAGCCGGTAACCGAGTTCCGCGCAAACGCAGCCCACTTCATTGGTCAAGTGCGCGAGAGTGGAGCGCCGATGTACCTCACACAGCATGGACGGAGTGCGGCAGTATTGCTCGATATCGCCGCTTACGAAGCGCTGACGGAAGAACTCGAACTGCTTCGGGACGTCCGCGCCGCCGAGGATGAGGTGGCCGACGGCAAAACACTCTCGCACGCCGCAGTCGCTAAGAAATTGCGGAGCCGTCACGCCAAGTGAACGTCGTCTGGTCGCCTCGTGCCCTCCAGCGTGCGACGGAGGCAGTCGATTTCATCGCCAAGGATCGGCCGCAGGCCGCTACGGCGTGGCTCGAACAACTTCTGGCGCGGATCTCCGCGCTCGATCGACTCGCAAAGCGCGGTCGGATAGTGCCGGAAATCAATCGGCCGGAGTATCGCGAAATCTTGCACGCGCCGTATCGCGTGATCTACCGCGTGGACGGCAAGCGCGTGGTGGTACTGACCATCAGGCACGCCCGCCGCGCGTGGGATACGGCGGAGATCACTGACGGCTGAAGGAGACCTATTTCCCCACCTTCTTCCCCTTCTCCGCCAGCGCCACCCACTGCTCCGTGGTCAGCTGCTCCATCCAGCTGAACTCCCCGGCCCCCTTAATAAACTCGCCGCCATCAATGCGAATGCACTCGCCGTTGATATACTCGGCTTGGTCGCTCACCAAGTAGCTCGCGAGATTCGCCAACTCCTCATACCGCCCCACGCGCTTGAGCGGAATACGGTTGATCGCCGAGGCGTGCAGCGCGGGGTCGGGCATCAACCGCTCCCACGCGCCTGGCGTGGGGAACGGGCCGGGCGCAATGCACACCATCGTAATGCCATAGCGCGCCCACTCCACGGCGAGTGATTTACTCATTGCGAGCACCGCGGCCTTGCCGGCGGCGCTGGGCACTACAAAGGCACTGCCGCTGTCGGTATACGTGGCCACAATGCTGAGCACGCGCCCTTTGTGCTTGGTGGCAATCCACTTTTTGCCGAGGGCGAGCGTCACATAAAAGGTGCCGTGCGCCACAATACCGAGCACCGCATCCACCGCGCGATGTGAGAGCAACTCCGTGGGCGAAGTAAAGTTGCCGGCGGCGTTGTTCACGAGAATATCTACGCCGCCGTAATGCTCCCACGCGGCGGCGACCATGTTCTCCACCTGCTCGGGGTCGCGCACGTCGCACGGAATGGTGAACACTTCGCCGCCCTTCGCCGCCACCATTTCGGTGGCGGCGGTTTTCAACACTTCTTCACGTCGCCCGCAGATAGCGAGATTGGCGCCGAGTTCGAGGTAGCGTTCTCCCATGGCTCGGCCGAGTCCGGTGCCGCCGCCGGTGATGAGAACGACTTTGCCTTTGAGGAGATCTTTCTCGAACACGCGTAGCTCCTGAGCGATGCGGAAGAGTGTTGCGCGCGCACGGTGAATGCCGCACGTGAGGCATTCACCGTGCGCGCGGCGTGCTACTTGTTGCCGGCCTTGGCCTTGGCAACGATGTCCTTGATTTCACTCACCAAGCGCGGCCCGTTGTAGGGGATGCCGTCCTTGATGATCCACTCGGGTCCGAGCGTTTTTACTTCCTTGCCGTCGCGAATGGCGCTCGTGCCACCGGCGTAGAGCACCTTGATGTCTTCGAGCGGATTGCCATCCACAACAATTAGATCAGCAAGAAAGCCGGCGCGGATGCGGCCGATTTTGTTTTCCATGCCGAGGATTTTGGCGTTGTTGCCGGTGCAATGCTGAATGATCTTGATGGGGTTGAAGCCGGCTTCCTGATGCAGTTCCATCTCGCGCACGAGGCCATAGCCGTACACCTCGTAAATAAAGCCCGCATCGTCGCCGCAACCGATGATGCCGCCCTTGCGTTCAAAATCGCGCAGCGCGCCCATCCAAAGCGCGTAGTTCTCCTTCCAGTACACTTCGTCGGTGCTGCTCCAGCCAATGAAGTACGAGCCGTGGTTAGCGGGGTCGGGCTTGAAGTAGTTGGCGAGCGAGGGGTGCAACATGTCCTTGAACCAAGGTTGGTTCTGCGCGCGCTGCAGATCGCGGCTGGCTTCGTAAATGTCGAGCGTAGGCACCCACGTCACGTTCGCCTTGACCATCGCGGTGAGCAGCGAGTCGAGAATCTTGGGGTCGGCCTCGCGCCACAAGCGACCGGCCCAACGAAAGCGGTCGGTCTCATTCAAATAGTTGTAGTTGCTCGGAAAGTGCTGACGGAGATCGGGAATGGCGGCGTCGGGAATGCCGTACCAGTGTTCGATGCTGCGACCGCCAAACTTCACTTCGTCCCACGCGTTGGTTTCTTCCACGCCAATGTGGTGCGCGGTGGGAAGCCCAACCTTGTGCGCTTCGTCGTACGCGGCTTCCATGAGATCGCGATCGATGCCGCCGAACTTCACGCCATCGGCGCCAAGGGCTTTGAGGCGGCGAATATGTTCGCGCGCGAGCGCGGGCGTGGTCACGCCGCGCCCTTCTTCGTTGGCGAACTGCGGATACACCAGAATGCGCGGCGCAACAATCTCGGCTTTGGCCGACTTCTCGCGCAGATCGATCGCGCCCTTGTTGTTCTCAGCGCCCACTTCGCGCACGGTCGTGATGCCGTTGGCGAGTTGCAGCTTCATATAGTAGTCGAACCCGCCCATGCTCTGGCCGGAGCGATTGCTCTGCATGTGCGTGTGCGAGTTGATCAACCCGGGCAGCACGGTGCGGCCGGTGGCGTCAATCTGAATGTCGCCCTGTGGCCGGCGCGCCTGCCCGCGATTGAGCGCTACGGGGTCGAGGTTTACGATTTGCGTGATCGTGTTGCCGTCGATCACAATGTCCACGGGCCCGCGCGCGGGGGTGCCGTTGCCGTCAACGATCATCGCGTTGCGAATGACGAGACGGGCTGGGCGGGTGCCGTGTGTAACACCCTTTGTCTGGGCGGCGAGCGGAAAGGCGGCCACCGCGAGCAAGAGCGCGGCACGGGTAAGGCGGGTCATGGGGTCTCCAAGGGAAAAGGCGCTCGCATACGTTATCGCCTGTGCTTGTGACTCGCTACCAGCGCCGCTTTTGGATTGGTCCGCACTCCGTCGCTTATGGATTGGTCCGCGCGACGCCGCGCGAAAAGGGGTCTCCCCTTCGGGCGTCCATACAGCGAGCGCCCTACGGCGAGACCCCTTTCCGCGGGCTGCGTGGGGGAGCTGTCCTGGGGCTGGTGTGTTCGAGTGAGTCCGGGGCGGCGACGCTCGATGGGCGCTACAGAGCGGGCGGGCGCACACGCGACACTCGTCGCTCGCTACGGGCAGGGCGCAAGCGAAGGCCCCCCGCAGAAGGCGCTCGCTGTATGGACGCCGTATGCG from Gemmatimonadota bacterium includes the following:
- a CDS encoding Fic family protein; this translates as MTDASRQLAELKGVAASIPNQRILISALGIQEAKDSSAIENIVTTHDELFRESSNSSEVANPAAKEVLRYRQALQVGYDLVRRDGLITNNHILQIQAKLEENSAGFRRVPGTTLKDGAGHVVYTPPQDATRVITLMTELEAFINAPRTERMDPLVRMAVMHHRFESIHPFYDGNGRTGRILNVLFLVKEGLLDIPVLYMSRHIVQTKGEYYRLLLAVREQGAWEEWVTYMLTAVTESAREAIAMVVAIREAMLEVKHQVRSGFKFYSQDLINNLFAHPYTKIQFVENDLGVSRITATKYLDALAEAGILAKTKVGRSSFYINVRLVGILADSAHTER
- a CDS encoding acyl-CoA dehydrogenase family protein; its protein translation is MTPTGAAYLKEVRSFLDSHVFPAETGVMSKPFAESVPFLATLRAEVKKRGLWAPHLPESLGGRGMTLSEFAHVSALLGESPIGHYLFNCQAPDIGNSELLHDHGTAAQKKEWLEPLARGDIRSCFSMTEPEFAGSNPIHMGTTAVRDGNDYVINGHKWFISSAEGSAFTIVMAVTNPAEAPHKRASQIIVPMNTPGITLVRNISTFGHAGSDWMSHAELRYENVRVPVTNILGAEGDGFKLAQERLGPGRIHHCMRWIGICERAFRLMCERAVSRELNPGELLGHQQAVQFWIAESRAEMDAARLLVLDTAAQIEARGAHESRERISLIKFHVAGVLQRVLDRAIQVHGALGVTDDTPLAGWYAHERASRIYDGPDEVHKASVARRILKEYGLPGRRRGPAGESR
- a CDS encoding HigA family addiction module antitoxin, with the protein product MARIPTHRAPTHPGAMLMEEFLKPLGITQTELAERIGVSYPRINELIHGKRGMTPDTALRLERLLGVEAEFWLNLQLTWDLYHAHHSALTTELKKIRPIAIA
- a CDS encoding type II toxin-antitoxin system PemK/MazF family toxin, whose product is MSYTGVVHRWDVYWADLEPGVGHEQKGAHRPVIVVSNDGYNATFRMVTVVPTTKLEHKVRRVYPFEVLLPTGTLTAQHASIAMPQQVRSISSLRLVEKIGVLSDAQHQAEIENRLLEHLGIVFEADELA
- a CDS encoding nucleotidyltransferase, which gives rise to MLSAFNAERVEYLVVGAYAMAQYGYVRATGDLDFWIHRTPENADRVLGALAAFGAPRGLVKRSHLLKPDIVVQVGVEPSRVDILTSIDGVKFEAAYKARTETEVGGVRVPFVSLAHLIQNKRATGRERDQSDVAMLQAATKRRKAR
- a CDS encoding type II toxin-antitoxin system Phd/YefM family antitoxin codes for the protein MATLKPSRDIQPVTEFRANAAHFIGQVRESGAPMYLTQHGRSAAVLLDIAAYEALTEELELLRDVRAAEDEVADGKTLSHAAVAKKLRSRHAK
- a CDS encoding type II toxin-antitoxin system RelE/ParE family toxin — translated: MNVVWSPRALQRATEAVDFIAKDRPQAATAWLEQLLARISALDRLAKRGRIVPEINRPEYREILHAPYRVIYRVDGKRVVVLTIRHARRAWDTAEITDG
- a CDS encoding SDR family oxidoreductase — its product is MFEKDLLKGKVVLITGGGTGLGRAMGERYLELGANLAICGRREEVLKTAATEMVAAKGGEVFTIPCDVRDPEQVENMVAAAWEHYGGVDILVNNAAGNFTSPTELLSHRAVDAVLGIVAHGTFYVTLALGKKWIATKHKGRVLSIVATYTDSGSAFVVPSAAGKAAVLAMSKSLAVEWARYGITMVCIAPGPFPTPGAWERLMPDPALHASAINRIPLKRVGRYEELANLASYLVSDQAEYINGECIRIDGGEFIKGAGEFSWMEQLTTEQWVALAEKGKKVGK
- a CDS encoding amidohydrolase family protein; this translates as MTRLTRAALLLAVAAFPLAAQTKGVTHGTRPARLVIRNAMIVDGNGTPARGPVDIVIDGNTITQIVNLDPVALNRGQARRPQGDIQIDATGRTVLPGLINSHTHMQSNRSGQSMGGFDYYMKLQLANGITTVREVGAENNKGAIDLREKSAKAEIVAPRILVYPQFANEEGRGVTTPALAREHIRRLKALGADGVKFGGIDRDLMEAAYDEAHKVGLPTAHHIGVEETNAWDEVKFGGRSIEHWYGIPDAAIPDLRQHFPSNYNYLNETDRFRWAGRLWREADPKILDSLLTAMVKANVTWVPTLDIYEASRDLQRAQNQPWFKDMLHPSLANYFKPDPANHGSYFIGWSSTDEVYWKENYALWMGALRDFERKGGIIGCGDDAGFIYEVYGYGLVREMELHQEAGFNPIKIIQHCTGNNAKILGMENKIGRIRAGFLADLIVVDGNPLEDIKVLYAGGTSAIRDGKEVKTLGPEWIIKDGIPYNGPRLVSEIKDIVAKAKAGNK